A section of the Streptomyces sp. NBC_00178 genome encodes:
- a CDS encoding bifunctional aldolase/short-chain dehydrogenase gives MTSATHSEVAALLERAHRIGSDPRNTNYAGGNASAKATATDPVTGGEAELLWVKGSGGDLGTLTEAGLAVLRLDRVRALKAVYPGVEREDEMVQAFDYCLHGKGGAAPSIDTAMHALVEAAHVDHLHPDSGIALACAADGEKLTADCFGDKVAWVGWRRPGFQLGLDIAAVKEANPQAVGVILGGHGITAWGVTSQECERNALWMIRTAEKFLQEQGRPEPFGPVLEGREALDEQTRRERAAALAPVIRGLASTDRPQVGHFTDAAPVLDFLSRAEHPRLAALGTSCPDHFLRTKVSPLVLDLPADAPLEEAVARLQVLHGEYREAYKAYYDRHASPDSPAMRGADPAVVLVPGVGMFSYGKDKQTARVAAEFYLNAVNVMRGAESVSSYAPIEESEKFRIEYWDLEEAKLRRMPKPKALATRVALVTGAGSGIGKAIAHRLVAEGACVVVADLNGENAAAVAEELGGADRAVAVTVDVTAEEQIADAFKAAALAFGGVDLVVNNAGISISKPLLETTARDWDLQHDIMARGSFLVSREAARVMTAQGFGGDIVYIASKNAVFAGPNNIAYSATKADQAHQVRLLAAELGEHGIRVNGVNPDGVVRGSGIFAAGWGAQRAATYGIEEEKLGEFYAQRTILKREVLPEHVANAVFALTGGELTHTTGLHVPVDAGVAAAFLR, from the coding sequence ATGACGTCCGCGACGCACTCCGAAGTCGCCGCGCTCCTGGAGCGCGCCCACCGGATCGGCTCCGATCCCCGCAACACCAACTACGCCGGTGGCAACGCATCGGCCAAGGCGACGGCCACCGACCCCGTCACCGGCGGCGAGGCCGAGCTCCTGTGGGTCAAGGGATCGGGCGGCGACCTCGGGACACTGACCGAGGCCGGTCTCGCCGTGCTCCGGCTCGACCGCGTGCGGGCGCTCAAGGCCGTCTACCCGGGGGTGGAACGCGAGGACGAAATGGTCCAGGCGTTCGACTACTGCCTGCACGGGAAGGGCGGCGCCGCTCCGTCCATCGACACCGCGATGCACGCGCTGGTCGAGGCGGCCCACGTCGATCACCTGCACCCGGATTCCGGCATCGCCCTGGCGTGCGCCGCGGACGGCGAGAAGCTGACGGCCGACTGCTTCGGCGACAAGGTCGCCTGGGTGGGGTGGCGCCGGCCCGGCTTCCAGCTCGGACTCGACATCGCCGCCGTGAAGGAAGCGAACCCGCAGGCCGTGGGCGTCATCCTGGGCGGGCACGGCATCACCGCCTGGGGCGTCACCTCGCAGGAATGCGAGCGCAACGCCCTCTGGATGATCCGTACGGCGGAGAAGTTCCTCCAGGAACAGGGCAGGCCCGAACCCTTCGGCCCCGTACTGGAGGGGCGGGAGGCCCTGGACGAGCAGACCCGCCGGGAGCGGGCCGCCGCGCTCGCCCCGGTGATCCGGGGCCTTGCCTCCACGGACCGCCCGCAGGTCGGGCACTTCACCGACGCGGCGCCGGTGCTGGACTTCCTCTCGCGTGCGGAGCACCCCAGGCTGGCCGCCCTCGGCACCTCCTGTCCGGACCACTTCCTCCGTACGAAGGTGAGCCCCCTCGTCCTCGACCTGCCGGCGGATGCCCCTCTGGAGGAGGCGGTGGCGCGGTTGCAGGTGCTCCACGGGGAGTACCGGGAGGCGTACAAGGCGTACTACGACCGTCACGCCTCGCCGGACTCACCCGCGATGCGCGGGGCGGACCCCGCCGTCGTGCTGGTGCCCGGTGTCGGGATGTTCTCGTACGGCAAGGACAAGCAGACGGCCCGGGTCGCCGCGGAGTTCTACCTCAACGCCGTCAACGTGATGCGGGGCGCCGAGTCCGTCTCCTCCTACGCGCCCATCGAGGAGTCCGAGAAGTTCCGGATCGAGTACTGGGATCTGGAGGAGGCGAAACTCCGCCGCATGCCGAAGCCGAAGGCGCTGGCCACCCGGGTCGCGCTGGTCACGGGCGCCGGGTCGGGCATCGGCAAGGCCATCGCGCACCGGCTGGTCGCGGAAGGCGCCTGCGTCGTCGTGGCCGATCTGAACGGCGAGAACGCCGCCGCCGTGGCGGAGGAACTAGGAGGCGCGGACAGGGCCGTCGCCGTGACGGTCGACGTCACCGCCGAGGAGCAGATCGCCGACGCCTTCAAGGCCGCGGCCCTCGCCTTCGGCGGGGTCGACCTGGTCGTCAACAACGCCGGCATCTCCATCTCCAAGCCGCTCCTGGAGACGACGGCCCGGGACTGGGACCTGCAGCACGACATCATGGCTCGGGGCTCGTTCCTCGTCTCGCGCGAGGCCGCACGGGTCATGACGGCGCAGGGGTTCGGCGGCGACATCGTGTACATCGCGTCGAAGAACGCCGTGTTCGCCGGCCCGAACAACATCGCCTACTCAGCCACGAAGGCGGACCAGGCACACCAGGTCCGCCTGCTGGCGGCCGAGTTGGGCGAGCACGGCATCCGGGTCAACGGCGTGAATCCGGACGGGGTGGTGCGTGGCTCCGGCATCTTCGCTGCGGGCTGGGGAGCCCAGCGCGCGGCGACGTACGGCATCGAGGAGGAGAAGCTGGGCGAGTTCTACGCCCAGCGGACGATCCTCAAGCGCGAGGTGCTGCCGGAGCACGTCGCCAACGCGGTCTTCGCCCTGACGGGCGGGGAGCTGACCCACACCACCGGCCTGCATGTTCCCGTCGACGCCGGTGTGGCGGCGGCCTTCCTGCGCTGA
- a CDS encoding GNAT family N-acetyltransferase: MGETWVGLELDVRHIDVDRWAPYTDRCRSAGLMLTTYAELGDTPSNRRRLYELNRDCAADIPGRGLFYTYEEYVRERVDVPSFDPRGVVLAVAGDGAWAGMAATSDRRASGWVFNEMTGMRREYRRAGVAVAMKVHGIGFAEVCGVHRVRTLHHAANTRAIAMNRMLGYVDVDAGESTV, translated from the coding sequence GTGGGTGAGACCTGGGTCGGTCTGGAACTGGACGTGCGCCACATCGACGTGGACCGCTGGGCGCCGTACACCGACCGCTGCCGATCGGCCGGCCTGATGCTGACGACGTACGCGGAACTCGGTGACACCCCCTCGAACCGTCGTCGCCTGTACGAGCTCAACAGGGACTGTGCCGCCGACATCCCGGGCCGGGGACTCTTCTACACGTACGAGGAGTACGTACGGGAGCGCGTCGACGTGCCCTCGTTCGATCCTCGCGGAGTCGTACTGGCCGTAGCGGGTGACGGCGCCTGGGCGGGCATGGCCGCCACCTCGGACCGGCGGGCGTCGGGATGGGTGTTCAACGAAATGACCGGGATGCGGCGGGAGTACCGGCGCGCGGGCGTCGCCGTCGCCATGAAGGTCCACGGAATCGGCTTCGCCGAAGTGTGCGGCGTACACCGCGTGCGCACCCTGCACCACGCCGCCAACACGAGGGCCATCGCCATGAACCGGATGCTGGGCTACGTCGATGTCGATGCCGGGGAGTCCACCGTCTGA
- a CDS encoding NADPH-dependent F420 reductase encodes MQHGLHLQVGDTHSACLVHTCPAAEQPSVARPQNRFSGHGIVSCRSGLVIRRDPFTSRIRHRKVVIMKIGIIGAGNIGGNLTRRLTALGHDVAVANSRGPETLAALAEETGATAVRSTEAARGADVVVVTVPLKSVPGLPAGILDGAADGAVFIDTGNYYPQQRDGRIAAIEDGLTESRWTEQHLGRPMIKAFNGTYAQDILDNAVPHGTPGRQALPVSGDDPAAKQVVRDLIDELGFDTVDAGGLDDSWRQQPGTPAYGNRGDVEAITKALAEASPERTAEWRA; translated from the coding sequence GTGCAGCACGGGCTCCACCTCCAAGTGGGGGACACTCATTCCGCTTGTCTCGTCCATACGTGCCCGGCCGCGGAGCAGCCATCCGTCGCACGGCCGCAGAACCGATTCAGCGGGCACGGAATAGTGTCCTGCCGCTCCGGGTTGGTGATCCGGCGAGACCCTTTCACCTCACGCATTCGGCATCGGAAGGTCGTAATCATGAAGATCGGCATCATCGGGGCGGGCAACATCGGCGGCAACCTGACCCGGCGGCTCACCGCTCTGGGTCACGATGTCGCCGTCGCCAACTCCCGCGGGCCGGAGACGCTCGCAGCGCTCGCCGAGGAGACGGGAGCCACGGCGGTCCGTTCAACCGAAGCCGCGCGCGGGGCGGACGTCGTGGTGGTGACCGTCCCGCTCAAGTCCGTTCCCGGCCTGCCCGCGGGCATTCTCGACGGAGCCGCGGACGGAGCGGTGTTCATCGACACGGGCAACTACTACCCGCAGCAGCGCGACGGGAGGATCGCCGCCATCGAGGACGGACTGACGGAGAGCCGGTGGACCGAGCAGCATCTGGGCCGTCCGATGATCAAGGCGTTCAACGGGACGTACGCCCAGGACATCCTGGACAACGCCGTACCGCACGGCACTCCCGGCCGGCAGGCGCTTCCGGTTTCCGGTGACGACCCCGCGGCCAAGCAGGTCGTGCGGGACCTGATCGACGAGCTCGGTTTCGACACCGTGGACGCCGGTGGCCTCGACGACTCGTGGCGCCAGCAGCCCGGCACGCCCGCCTACGGAAACCGGGGCGACGTCGAGGCCATCACCAAGGCCCTGGCGGAGGCATCGCCGGAGCGCACCGCCGAGTGGCGCGCCTGA
- a CDS encoding ArsR/SmtB family transcription factor has product MDAVFKALADPTRRELLDELFREDGQTLGALEARFEITRFAVMKHLRLLEAAGLVVTRRRGREKLHFLNPVPIRLVHDRWVSKYAEAWAAGLSDLKSRLENPMEKVFEIYIRTTPERLWEAITDPEIRSQYNFGARITSDWTEGSTFEMGAPGAPGPLGEGRNLEVDPPRRLVQSMVALWSDDVRNEGATRVTWEIEPVGDSCRLTVTHDELREGANDELYGGWPMILSGLKTWLETGERLTTPGSLMYTGQ; this is encoded by the coding sequence ATGGACGCAGTGTTCAAGGCTCTGGCGGATCCCACGCGGCGCGAACTGCTCGACGAGCTGTTCCGTGAGGACGGGCAGACACTGGGTGCGCTGGAGGCCCGCTTCGAGATCACGCGATTCGCCGTGATGAAGCACCTCAGGCTGCTGGAGGCGGCGGGACTGGTCGTCACGCGGAGGCGGGGCCGGGAGAAGCTCCACTTCCTGAACCCGGTGCCCATCCGACTCGTCCACGACCGGTGGGTGAGCAAGTACGCGGAGGCCTGGGCCGCCGGGCTCAGCGACCTCAAGAGTCGACTGGAGAATCCCATGGAGAAGGTCTTCGAGATCTACATCCGCACCACGCCCGAACGCCTCTGGGAGGCGATCACCGACCCCGAGATCAGAAGCCAGTACAACTTCGGGGCACGCATCACCTCGGACTGGACCGAGGGGTCGACCTTCGAGATGGGCGCACCCGGTGCGCCCGGACCGCTCGGAGAAGGCCGGAACCTGGAGGTCGACCCGCCGCGCAGACTGGTCCAGAGCATGGTGGCGCTCTGGAGCGACGACGTGAGGAACGAGGGCGCCACCCGCGTCACGTGGGAGATCGAGCCCGTCGGCGACTCCTGCCGCCTCACCGTCACCCACGACGAACTGCGTGAAGGCGCCAACGACGAGCTGTACGGCGGTTGGCCGATGATCCTCTCCGGCCTGAAGACCTGGCTGGAGACCGGGGAACGGCTCACCACACCCGGTTCCCTCATGTACACCGGTCAGTAG
- a CDS encoding rhamnulokinase, whose amino-acid sequence MSATSRHDPVFAAVDLGATSGRVITGRVGADEVVLTEAHRFANTPVRLPDGLRWDVLALYQGVLDGLRAAARTGPVASVGIDTWAVDYGLLDSDGTLLGVPFHYRDGRNAPAAEQVLAHVGAQELYAIGGLQHLPFNTVFQLAAHRATAQWEAARTILLMPDLLVYWLTGTVGAEVTNASTTGLFDARSGTWSDALIRRLRLDRSLFPPLREPGEPAGTLLPHVAELTGLPHGTPVTTVASHDTASAIAAVPAAEPGFAYVSCGTWSLAGLELDAPVLTEASRAANFTNERGIDGTVRYLRNIMGMWLLEECRRTWGRDGAATSLPDLLADAARARPFAAVVDPDDPVFLAPGDMPARIDTALTRTGQDLPEGRGGYVRCVLESLALAHRRTLRDAARLADRDLTRIHLVGGGSRNELLCQWTADATGLPVTAGPAEATALGNVLLQARAHGLVGGRADMRRLVAGTQELRHYAPQGNIAAWDSAAERLPVRVGAR is encoded by the coding sequence ATGTCTGCGACTTCACGACACGACCCGGTCTTCGCCGCGGTGGACCTGGGGGCCACCAGCGGCCGGGTGATCACCGGCAGGGTCGGAGCCGACGAAGTGGTGCTGACCGAGGCACATCGCTTCGCCAACACCCCCGTGCGGCTTCCCGATGGGCTGCGCTGGGACGTACTCGCCCTGTACCAGGGCGTGCTGGACGGGTTGCGCGCCGCGGCACGCACCGGTCCCGTGGCCTCCGTGGGCATCGACACCTGGGCGGTCGACTACGGCCTCCTGGATTCCGACGGGACGCTGCTCGGGGTCCCGTTCCACTACCGCGACGGGCGCAACGCGCCCGCCGCCGAGCAGGTGCTCGCGCACGTCGGTGCCCAGGAACTGTACGCGATCGGCGGACTGCAGCACCTGCCGTTCAACACCGTCTTCCAGCTCGCCGCGCACCGGGCCACCGCCCAGTGGGAGGCGGCCCGCACGATCCTCCTGATGCCCGACCTGCTGGTGTACTGGCTGACCGGGACCGTGGGCGCCGAGGTGACCAACGCGTCGACGACCGGGCTGTTCGACGCACGATCCGGCACCTGGTCCGACGCGCTGATCCGGCGGCTCCGCCTGGACCGGTCGCTGTTTCCGCCCCTTCGTGAGCCGGGTGAGCCTGCGGGCACCCTGCTGCCCCACGTCGCCGAGCTCACCGGACTCCCCCACGGCACGCCGGTGACGACGGTCGCGTCGCACGACACCGCGTCGGCGATCGCCGCGGTACCGGCCGCCGAACCGGGGTTCGCGTACGTGTCGTGCGGCACCTGGTCGTTGGCGGGTCTCGAACTGGACGCGCCGGTGCTCACCGAGGCGTCGAGGGCGGCGAACTTCACCAACGAGCGCGGGATCGACGGAACGGTGCGCTATCTCCGCAACATCATGGGCATGTGGCTGCTGGAGGAATGCCGGCGTACGTGGGGACGGGACGGTGCGGCCACGTCGCTGCCGGATCTGCTCGCGGACGCGGCGCGGGCCCGCCCGTTCGCCGCGGTCGTCGACCCCGACGACCCCGTCTTCCTCGCGCCGGGTGACATGCCCGCACGGATCGACACCGCTCTCACCCGGACCGGGCAGGACCTGCCGGAAGGCCGGGGCGGTTATGTGCGATGCGTGCTCGAGAGCCTGGCGCTGGCACACCGCAGGACGCTGCGCGACGCGGCCCGGCTGGCGGACCGGGACCTGACCCGGATCCACCTGGTCGGGGGCGGCTCGCGCAACGAGCTGCTGTGCCAGTGGACGGCCGACGCGACCGGTCTGCCGGTCACCGCGGGACCGGCCGAGGCGACCGCGCTCGGCAACGTGCTGCTCCAGGCCCGGGCGCACGGCCTGGTGGGCGGACGCGCTGACATGCGGCGGCTGGTGGCCGGCACCCAGGAACTGCGCCACTACGCCCCGCAGGGGAACATCGCGGCCTGGGACTCGGCAGCCGAGCGGCTGCCCGTACGTGTGGGGGCGCGCTGA
- the rhaI gene encoding L-rhamnose isomerase, giving the protein MSDVSAVTAALKSQVIETPSWGYGNSGTRFKVFAQPGVPRDPFEKLADAAQVHAHTGVAPKVSLHIPWDRVDDYAELTRYAEGLGLRIGAINSNVFQDDDFKLGSVTHPDAKVRRKATDHLLECVDIMDATGSPDLKLWFSDGTNYPGQDDIVGRQDRLAEALAEVYARLGADQRMLLEYKLFEPAFYTTDVPDWGTSYAHCLKLGPKAQVVVDTGHHAPGTNIEFIVAFLLREGKLGAFDFNSRFYADDDLMAGAADPFQLFRIMHEVVKNGGFRPETNVNFMLDQCHNIEAKIPAVIRSVTNVQEATAKALLVDAEALASAQRSGDVLASNGVLMDAFNTDVRPLLADVREELGLARDPFAAYLASGNQERIAADRVGGRQAGWGA; this is encoded by the coding sequence ATGTCTGATGTGTCGGCCGTCACGGCAGCTCTGAAGTCTCAGGTCATCGAGACGCCGTCCTGGGGTTACGGCAACTCCGGTACGCGCTTCAAGGTCTTCGCCCAGCCCGGGGTCCCCCGCGACCCGTTCGAGAAGCTGGCGGACGCAGCGCAGGTGCACGCCCACACCGGCGTGGCTCCGAAGGTCTCGCTGCACATCCCCTGGGACAGGGTCGACGACTACGCGGAGCTGACCCGGTACGCCGAAGGGCTGGGGCTGCGCATCGGCGCGATCAACTCCAACGTCTTCCAGGACGACGACTTCAAGCTGGGCTCGGTCACCCATCCCGACGCGAAGGTCCGGCGCAAGGCGACCGATCACCTGCTCGAGTGCGTGGACATCATGGACGCCACCGGCTCGCCCGACCTCAAGCTGTGGTTCTCGGACGGCACCAACTATCCGGGCCAGGACGACATCGTGGGGCGCCAGGACCGGCTGGCCGAGGCGCTGGCCGAGGTCTACGCACGTCTCGGCGCCGACCAGCGGATGCTGCTGGAGTACAAGCTCTTCGAGCCCGCCTTCTACACCACCGACGTCCCGGACTGGGGCACCTCGTACGCGCACTGCCTGAAGCTGGGCCCGAAGGCCCAGGTGGTCGTGGACACCGGGCACCATGCGCCCGGCACCAACATCGAGTTCATCGTCGCCTTCCTCCTGCGGGAGGGGAAGCTCGGCGCGTTCGACTTCAACTCCCGCTTCTACGCCGACGACGACCTCATGGCCGGGGCGGCGGATCCCTTCCAGCTGTTCCGGATCATGCACGAGGTGGTCAAGAACGGCGGTTTCCGGCCTGAGACCAACGTCAACTTCATGCTCGACCAGTGCCACAACATCGAGGCCAAGATCCCCGCCGTCATCCGCTCGGTCACCAACGTGCAGGAGGCGACCGCGAAGGCGCTGCTGGTCGATGCCGAGGCGCTGGCCTCGGCGCAGCGGTCCGGTGACGTCCTCGCGTCCAACGGTGTGCTGATGGACGCGTTCAACACTGATGTCCGTCCGCTGCTCGCTGACGTACGTGAGGAACTCGGCCTGGCCCGGGACCCGTTCGCCGCCTACCTGGCCTCCGGCAACCAGGAGCGCATCGCCGCCGACCGTGTCGGGGGCCGACAGGCCGGCTGGGGTGCCTGA
- a CDS encoding radical SAM protein, translating into MPSPADSGSTRPAAVSGERTRLVERLMERFPHVPREAVIKEDLLRGGMAFDESALSDNEDGDVKPKSYFIFSFDHGTLPELGAAALRRPPEEIVLTGGPYDLRRTVVSVRVNPASPYRVAAGPDGVLGLYLDGARISDVGLPPMPDYYRHTLSNGKSVMEVAPTIQWGYLVYLTVFRVCQYFGAKEECQYCDINHNWRQHKAAGRPYTGVKDVEEVLEALDIIDRHDAARTTTAYTLTGGAITSHLQGKDEADFYGQYARAIEERFPGRWIGKVVAQALPKDDVQRFHDHGVQIYHPNYEVWDRRLFELYCPGKERYVGRDEWHRRILDSADVFGARNVIPNFVAGVEMAEPFGFTTVDEAIASTTEGLRFFMSHGITPRFTTWCPEPTTPLGRTNPDGAPLEYHIRLLDAYRSTMEEYGLSSPPGYGPAGAGRAVFSVSSFMDSLPARD; encoded by the coding sequence ATGCCAAGCCCTGCCGACTCCGGCTCCACCCGACCCGCCGCCGTCTCGGGCGAGCGGACACGCCTGGTGGAACGGCTCATGGAGCGGTTCCCCCACGTGCCGAGAGAAGCCGTCATCAAGGAGGACCTGCTGCGCGGCGGCATGGCGTTCGACGAATCCGCCCTCAGCGACAACGAGGACGGGGACGTGAAGCCGAAGTCCTACTTCATCTTCTCCTTCGACCACGGCACCCTGCCCGAGCTCGGAGCGGCCGCCCTGCGGCGGCCCCCCGAGGAGATCGTGCTCACCGGCGGGCCGTACGACCTGCGCCGCACCGTGGTGTCGGTGCGCGTCAATCCCGCCTCGCCCTACCGCGTGGCCGCCGGGCCCGACGGAGTCCTGGGCCTGTACCTGGACGGCGCCCGCATCTCGGACGTGGGCCTGCCCCCGATGCCCGACTACTACCGGCACACGCTCTCCAACGGAAAATCCGTGATGGAGGTGGCCCCCACGATCCAGTGGGGCTACCTCGTCTACCTCACGGTCTTCCGCGTGTGCCAGTACTTCGGCGCCAAGGAGGAGTGCCAGTACTGCGACATCAACCACAACTGGCGCCAGCACAAGGCGGCGGGCCGCCCCTACACCGGGGTGAAGGACGTCGAGGAGGTGCTGGAGGCGCTCGACATCATCGACCGCCACGACGCCGCGCGCACGACCACCGCCTACACGCTCACCGGGGGCGCCATCACCTCCCACCTCCAGGGCAAGGACGAGGCCGACTTCTACGGCCAGTACGCCCGGGCCATCGAGGAGCGCTTCCCCGGACGCTGGATCGGCAAGGTGGTCGCCCAGGCGCTCCCCAAGGACGACGTCCAGCGCTTCCACGACCACGGCGTGCAGATCTACCACCCCAACTACGAGGTGTGGGACCGCCGCCTGTTCGAGCTCTACTGCCCGGGCAAGGAGCGTTACGTCGGCCGCGACGAGTGGCACCGCCGCATCCTCGACTCCGCGGACGTCTTCGGCGCCCGGAACGTGATCCCCAACTTCGTCGCCGGAGTGGAGATGGCCGAGCCCTTCGGCTTCACCACCGTCGACGAAGCCATCGCGTCGACCACCGAAGGCCTCCGCTTCTTCATGTCGCACGGCATCACCCCGCGCTTCACCACCTGGTGCCCGGAGCCCACCACACCCCTCGGCAGGACGAATCCCGACGGCGCGCCCCTCGAGTACCACATCAGGCTGCTCGACGCGTACCGCTCGACCATGGAGGAGTACGGCCTGTCATCGCCGCCCGGATACGGCCCGGCGGGCGCGGGCCGCGCGGTGTTCTCGGTCAGCTCGTTCATGGACAGCCTGCCTGCCCGGGACTGA
- a CDS encoding SRPBCC family protein encodes MPRTMSVSDSILIRADPSHVYDQLSDPTAMGRWSPENRGARVLGEHRGPYVGMVFEGRNKRGSFRWTTRCTVTAADPGRRFAFRVHAIGARRPRLRAPIALWEYRFEAVDGATRVTETWTDHRLAWPDFLADAFDRLATRGQTFAEFQRGNIRTTLNRLKAVLEQDAGLAPEDSHRG; translated from the coding sequence ATGCCCCGCACCATGTCCGTGTCGGACAGCATTCTGATCCGGGCCGATCCCTCCCACGTGTACGACCAGCTCAGCGATCCCACCGCGATGGGGAGGTGGAGCCCCGAGAACAGGGGTGCGCGGGTGCTCGGCGAGCACCGCGGCCCGTACGTCGGGATGGTCTTCGAAGGCCGGAACAAGCGCGGCTCCTTCCGCTGGACGACCCGCTGCACGGTCACCGCCGCCGACCCCGGCCGGCGGTTCGCCTTCCGCGTGCACGCGATCGGGGCGCGGCGCCCACGGCTCCGGGCGCCCATCGCACTGTGGGAGTACCGATTCGAAGCGGTCGACGGTGCGACGCGGGTCACCGAGACGTGGACGGATCACCGGCTTGCGTGGCCTGATTTCCTCGCCGACGCGTTCGACCGGCTGGCGACGCGGGGCCAGACGTTCGCCGAGTTCCAGCGCGGGAACATCCGTACGACACTGAACCGCCTGAAGGCCGTCCTGGAGCAGGACGCCGGACTCGCTCCGGAGGACTCGCACCGTGGGTGA
- a CDS encoding glycoside hydrolase family 25 protein → MLHGVDVSAYQTDFDTDDVDFVFVKATEGRTYVNPRLKNQVKRARDADCIVGFYHFLWPGHAKEQAAHFVEGAPDKPGDLLAVDWEETGEGTRASSTDKDRFIREVKRLKPRHRVLLYCNRSFWRTHDTSSYAGDGLWIADYGTAGEPRVEADWRIHQYTDHPLDKNVADFRSRDAMRAWAEG, encoded by the coding sequence GTGCTGCACGGGGTCGACGTCAGCGCCTATCAGACCGACTTCGACACGGACGACGTGGATTTCGTCTTCGTGAAGGCGACCGAGGGCCGCACCTATGTCAATCCGAGACTGAAGAACCAGGTGAAGCGCGCCCGTGACGCCGACTGCATTGTCGGTTTCTATCACTTCCTGTGGCCCGGACACGCCAAGGAGCAGGCCGCGCATTTCGTCGAGGGGGCTCCGGACAAGCCCGGCGACCTTCTCGCGGTCGACTGGGAGGAGACGGGCGAGGGCACGCGTGCGAGCAGCACGGACAAGGACCGCTTCATCCGTGAGGTGAAGAGGCTGAAGCCGCGTCACCGTGTCCTGCTGTACTGCAACCGTTCCTTCTGGCGCACCCACGACACGAGCTCGTACGCCGGTGACGGGCTCTGGATCGCGGACTACGGCACGGCAGGCGAACCACGGGTGGAGGCCGACTGGCGCATCCACCAGTACACCGACCACCCGCTCGACAAGAACGTGGCCGACTTCCGGTCGCGGGACGCGATGCGTGCCTGGGCGGAGGGCTGA